Genomic window (Aethina tumida isolate Nest 87 chromosome 4, icAetTumi1.1, whole genome shotgun sequence):
TTTCAATGTTTGGcggtcataattaaatttaatgtagaaACAAAAACCAGTTGGCTTTTGAAAACGTATCAAAAATGCAAGAGAGATATTTCGTAAGAAATCGAAATTGGTTAACTAGTTTCGTTAGGCAGTTTTGAACATATCAGTTTCTTTACCCCGAAAACCTACTTTTTTCAAGGACTACACACCTGACGTTTTTTAGTATGCTCGCCAATatgtatgttattaataactaCTGATGAGTCCTAAAAACCTTGAAAGGATTACATAAATTTGGAATATtgtgaaaaactgaaattgctaaataatattctgtaatttaaacacaacTACGAATACTTAAAGTGGATATTTTCGAAATTAAAAGCTTtatgttcaataataatttattgaacttaTAAATAGACTCGTTAGATCAGAAAAGATTAAAGTCAATTATCCACGTAtatgaaacaattttcaagCTTAAGGTCGAATTGTTCAGTTGAACAACATatgatgtaattaataatattatttacgatCTTAAAACAATGTATAGAAAATGATTTTTCGTATGTACATACGTACCTACAAAAAGCCATCGATTCGGAAACGAAAATGAGATGCtaatgaattaattcaaatgATCGTGATCAGGAATTGAGTGTCgaatatttgaaaagaaaGCCGCACAAGGTGAACTGGTGTCAATCGAACTACATAATTGATTAAACTGATGTCTGGAATTGGAATTTATTCACTAATCACATACttcaacttatttatttaatgacacattttgttgttttgtacattttatgatGGATTGATTGTTTTTTCAGTTTGGTATTCGGTCTGGTTTGTCTGGTGGGTTTGTCGTTGGCAAGACCGGCTGGAGATGAAGAGTACGCCGAATACGAAGAAGAACCGGCGCCACCACCGAAGAAACCCGCCAGAGCACCGCTGATCGGAAGACGGAACCCTCCGGGCGCCAGGAACAACAAGCCCGCCTCCTCGACCACCACGACACCTCAACCAAATGTAAACATTGATTGATTTTCTCTCATAACtttagctttaaattttatcagaaacgttttaaaattgtgcgTGCGTCATGCTCGAGGAGAGagttattatcaaataaataacagtaaCACTTTCGACAATATCGAATAACGCGATatgctaatttatttattacatatgtatgtatatgcaTAATGCGATAATAAAAACCGAGAGCAGAAAACGGAGACGTTTATCTTGTTTTTGGGTGTAACCGTCGCATTCCGACACCATTTTCTACCCGGATCTTTACTACTTTATTTACTTGATTTCATTTCATCCGCCGCATTTTGGTTTTATTGGGAAATTTAAGCAAATTTATAGAAAGTTTGTTACTAGAATTATCTCTGTAAAGTTGTCAAGATCTTTAATTTAGCCAACTTTCTtttacaatgaatattttcgGTTTAGGAAGAAGAACCAGCAGAAGAAGGTGATTATGTGGAAGAAGCCCCGGAAACCAGTTCAACGACAGAAGCACCAAAGAAATTCATCAAAACTGGAATGGTCAGACCTTTCAGAAGCAACGATGATCTGTTAGCCATCCTCAAGAAAAAACGCGCTGAAGCTGTGAACAGTGAGTTTCCAACTGAAATCAGTTGTATTTGGCAACCTTCAAAATGAATGTTAACtactttgtatttttataacagtgaatttaaaaaaactgttgGTAAATTGTGTGTGTGGCAAAATGCAAATCCAAATTACGGAATGTGAATTGTAGGTGTCATCTTTGCATGTTAATGAGAAAGTGCATTATTGTCTGAGAAAACAATTCCGATTTGTGAAATGCGTCATACTTAAACGTGTACGAAGTCAATTTCTAAAACTTTCaatatgataatataaaaatattttgaaacgaGCCATTTATACAattgatgaattatttattataattatttggtaTTAATCTCGTTCTTTTCCAGACAAACACTCTTCACCCAAAGCCCAAGTACAGAGCGAAGGTGAGGAATCTGCGCCAGCACCCTCGGAACCAGTTTCGAAGCCATCCAAAGCCAACGGAAGGAGAAATCGTTTCCAGAAAGAAGCGAAAAGCGAACCAGCCGCAGAAGAACCGGCACCAGCTGCAGCTCCCGCAAGGACGGGCAGAAGGTTCAACAACAGAAGTTAATaatcgaattttaattattcaactgTATCGTGAAGTGTAGGAAAAAATTAGGGAACGAAACgagaatttcatttaatacttGAACCTTTTCATTTCGAAAAttggttattatttattgtcctAGAATTTGAAAAGTGGCGATTCGTTCCCTACGATTTTCTTATAAGCCTATTTCATTTAGGTATCAACAATAGATAATAAGTGTCGGaatgttaattgtaaaaatagttcttttttttaaattgtaaataaattatattaatacaaaatgatcattttaatatgaacGAATACCTTTCAAAGAAACTTACGGAAATTACATGACTctcataaaaatgtgaatatgctgtgtaattattatatgtacagttatatttgaaactatatattaaatgttaatttaatcaaaaagtcgtaaagaataatatattttaattgtcttgATCTCTATTTATGTAACATATGTGTAATCTGGGTTGTCTATACACCATATAGAAATTTGagaattttctgaaaaaaacataaatgaacaacataatcataatatttcatttaaatatataatattctaataattactaaataataatacacattACAAATGTAtgtacttaataattaataattctattttgtccgggtttaaaaatacttttcaacAGTCAGTTAGAAATctatagaaaaaaatcaaacaacCATAAATCACTGATTTAaacttacaattaaatatatgttaattggaatcaataaacaaattaattccaCCTATTACGAACTCGAGACACGCTGACATTTatctttatgtttattaacagGATTCTTCGGGTTTTCTTGGTAAAAAAATCGCCTCATCGAAACGAAGGTCGTAGTGATGACCGGGTATTAATTGCAAAATTCAAAACTGATGTTTTCCAATAGGTCAAAatgtcaatattaataaaagttatacgCGGCTCTTTTCAAaccatcattttaattttaaatttgccaataggttttataattttacaacattcCTTTGAATCgcataagaattaatttaacgtgcgttattcataataaattaataaataccgttttattggtataaaatattaaccgtttcaaaatgtgataaaatgaaaataaaaaagtaatctaaaatatattatttataattaacttattgttattattaaaagtatattttaataattttaacctttaaaaaccgaataattaaaaattaattaatgcaccgatgaaaaatatcatcaagattcatttaaattatacaataaataatacaatcgTATTTATAcgtataaattattctattaacatttaagtttatataaaattaagaaagaacttgtgaaactgtttaattgttgaaagggcaacatcaaaatttacattgttGTGTATAATAGAGTGGCGGCACCTGAAGATTCAGTCTGGGTAGGCCCATTATACCAATCGAAAACTGTTTGATCCGGTCTAATtatgagagagacatcatgcacgacagagacGGTATTACTCTGCAAATTTGCTTCGTAGTGGGAATCTtttgatgtctctctcaaaattcagtagaaGGCTTTCCAATCGGTACATAGAAGAAACAACAACAatcttttatctttatttaagcCTAATTGATTTAACAACatataatttgaatgattAGTGCTTTTGTAAGTTATAGTCAAAAGTCGcaaaacagatttttcaaATCACAAAAACCCCTTACATACCCGATATCTTCACTaccctttgaaaataaatgacatgcatgataatttattcattattgttCTTTTCGTTAGCCAATCAAATGTAACGTACCAAGATATAATAACTCGAGACTTCTCCTTTTTTTCGTAACAGACATTTTGTCACAGAAATTTAAActgtaaatacacatttatttttataattaaaaaaacgacCAAAGCAACGGCATTtcttatgataataaatatcttcatGTTATTGGTTGGCTtcatatcataataaaaaagagatGCAGTATTAAAAACCTTTCCGCAATTGAGTCCATCAGTcactgaaactgaaaaagttCGGGAACTACGTTTGTGTCGGTATTTGAAGTTACCACATTGGCTAAAGGCACGCCTCAGCTCCCCCGCCATTGAAATAATAGTCCGACCTTAAAGCGCACGCCCGAGTGTTGAAACCAttcaaatatggaaatatacaaaatttacttatacaACGAATTGGCGCGAAGaggtatatttaaaagtgcctCAGGAggacaaaatattcattgaaattgaatataaaactgttaactacctttatttaaatattaagttatattctatttatagaataaatattctataaaaatcatcCTGCCTCATCTGAGAAGCCGGCACTGGTATATTCGTTTGGAGatgattcattttaaaaatatacaaccgtaaataataaaaacattccgaaagaaaatattaaaatatattattcgaACACAccatcttatttttataaatttctaaaggattttattcgttttttaATGAGTTAATAATGATTGATCgtgcaaaatttaaaagtgattAAGGAAGAACACCTTGAAAGTTTAATGGCTCAGTcttgtttctattttttcttcgTCGTCTGcaaaaaatccataaattgCTACAAGATTCCTTCACAAAGAGTTCTTCGTCACTttatactgtttttattttgtgtagttttggaatggtaaaaaaactttttaattgttgtttgaaatttttttttattgcatttcaCATTAAATCACTTCCCTCgttctttaaattccaaattgttttacaattcACGTATTTAGAATTGGCGCAGCAAATACAAATAAGGAATgttgtattttgttaattgaatattaaacatttgtgCTTCATTGCAAACAACTTTTTGCCGCTTCTTTCAGCTAAATGATCCTCAATCTTAAtcagtgattt
Coding sequences:
- the LOC109599042 gene encoding uncharacterized protein LOC109599042, which translates into the protein MKFNILLVFGLVCLVGLSLARPAGDEEYAEYEEEPAPPPKKPARAPLIGRRNPPGARNNKPASSTTTTPQPNEEEPAEEGDYVEEAPETSSTTEAPKKFIKTGMVRPFRSNDDLLAILKKKRAEAVNNKHSSPKAQVQSEGEESAPAPSEPVSKPSKANGRRNRFQKEAKSEPAAEEPAPAAAPARTGRRFNNRS